From Bacillus sp. FSL K6-3431, the proteins below share one genomic window:
- the bshC gene encoding bacillithiol biosynthesis cysteine-adding enzyme BshC, whose product MELESIDIPATNDFASLYIKQKEPVKGFFHYDITEKAVFEKRYKDITKEEYNRQELASIIESYMKRFPHSEKIEESLHKLRDASSTVVIAGQQAGLLTGPLYTIHKIISTIKLAEQQEVLLGKPVVPVFWVAGEDHDYLEINHIFAETNAGMKKMSFSGIFDEKRMVSDIHYDQEQMLDWINQIFEQLGERKHTKEMITFLHDAVKKYKTVTDFFTYIVIHFFKEYGLLVIDSADMQLRKLEKRYFYHLLENNAEITTSVLKQQGMIKSNAFNQAIEIENNSANVFYYVNNERILLYYDCSQDLFFSKKGDLAFQKAELLDLLEQFPERFSNNVVTRPMMQEWLFPTLAFIAGPGEIAYWGELKQAFELTNKKMPPIIPRLNISFLESSVERDVNELTLSVQNVIKNGLHNEKEQFIRSVSDQEFDGITEQAKEFLVAQYSGLYKRLHNIDTGLLPLAEKNLAYHIKQFDFLQNKVETSIQNQHKTMIRKYDRIERHLCPDESFQERVWNIFYYLNDRGEDFIHTLVNQEYEFNGKHKLIKI is encoded by the coding sequence ATGGAACTGGAAAGTATTGATATTCCAGCAACAAATGACTTTGCTTCTCTATATATAAAACAAAAAGAACCAGTAAAAGGTTTTTTTCATTATGATATAACGGAGAAAGCTGTTTTTGAAAAAAGGTATAAAGATATAACGAAGGAAGAATATAATAGGCAAGAGTTAGCTAGTATTATCGAGTCGTATATGAAAAGGTTTCCTCATTCTGAAAAAATTGAAGAATCGCTTCACAAACTTCGAGATGCGTCGTCGACCGTTGTTATTGCAGGTCAACAAGCGGGTTTATTAACAGGTCCTTTATATACAATCCATAAAATTATATCTACGATTAAATTAGCAGAACAACAGGAAGTATTACTCGGTAAGCCAGTTGTACCAGTGTTTTGGGTTGCGGGAGAAGACCATGATTATTTAGAAATAAACCACATATTTGCAGAAACTAATGCTGGAATGAAGAAAATGAGTTTTTCAGGTATATTTGATGAAAAACGAATGGTATCTGATATTCATTATGATCAAGAACAAATGCTGGATTGGATTAATCAGATTTTTGAACAGTTAGGCGAACGGAAGCATACGAAAGAAATGATTACCTTTTTACATGATGCGGTTAAAAAGTATAAAACGGTTACCGATTTTTTCACCTATATCGTTATCCACTTTTTTAAAGAATATGGACTATTAGTGATTGATTCAGCAGATATGCAACTTAGGAAATTGGAAAAACGTTACTTCTATCATTTGCTGGAAAATAATGCAGAAATTACTACTTCCGTATTGAAGCAGCAGGGTATGATAAAAAGCAATGCCTTTAATCAAGCGATCGAAATAGAAAATAATTCGGCTAATGTATTTTATTATGTAAATAATGAGCGAATACTTCTTTATTATGATTGTAGTCAGGATTTATTCTTTTCGAAAAAGGGTGATCTAGCTTTCCAAAAAGCAGAATTACTTGATTTATTGGAGCAATTCCCTGAGAGATTCAGTAATAATGTTGTCACAAGGCCAATGATGCAGGAATGGCTATTTCCGACACTTGCATTTATTGCTGGGCCTGGTGAAATAGCATATTGGGGAGAATTAAAACAAGCTTTTGAGTTAACAAATAAAAAGATGCCGCCTATTATTCCAAGGTTGAATATCTCATTTCTGGAATCCTCTGTCGAAAGAGATGTAAATGAATTAACTTTGTCGGTTCAGAACGTGATTAAGAATGGCCTTCATAATGAAAAAGAACAGTTTATTCGATCAGTTTCTGATCAAGAGTTTGATGGAATAACGGAACAAGCCAAAGAATTTTTGGTTGCTCAGTATAGCGGTTTATATAAGAGATTACATAATATAGATACAGGGCTTTTACCTTTAGCTGAAAAAAACCTTGCTTATCATATTAAGCAGTTTGATTTCTTACAGAATAAAGTAGAGACATCTATCCAGAATCAACACAAAACGATGATTCGTAAATATGATCGGATTGAACGACATCTCTGTCCCGATGAAAGTTTTCAAGAAAGGGTATGGAATATTTTTTACTATTTGAATGATCGAGGAGAAGATTTTATACACACCTTAGTTAACCAAGAATATGAATTTAACGGCAAACATAAACTAATCAAAATTTAA
- a CDS encoding DUF3397 domain-containing protein: MELVLSTLAATFITLPLFLYLLIFIGIKYWTKNGRQAMNTAINITTPVLFFSVHFLFLAIWSRSLIWYIIIFMLLIGFAFTFIYWKMKEEIIYRKLLLGYWRLIFLLFTLVYIILLVYGITIRAIEAVISS, translated from the coding sequence ATGGAGCTAGTTTTATCCACTTTGGCAGCGACATTCATTACTTTACCGCTTTTTTTATATTTACTTATATTTATAGGAATAAAATATTGGACTAAAAATGGTAGACAGGCTATGAATACAGCCATAAATATTACCACACCGGTTTTGTTTTTTTCTGTCCACTTTTTATTTTTGGCCATCTGGTCACGTTCGTTAATTTGGTACATTATTATTTTTATGCTATTAATAGGTTTTGCCTTTACTTTCATTTACTGGAAAATGAAAGAAGAGATTATTTATCGTAAATTACTTTTAGGGTATTGGCGATTAATTTTTTTATTGTTCACACTGGTATACATTATTTTACTTGTTTATGGCATAACGATACGAGCAATTGAGGCGGTAATATCTAGTTAG
- a CDS encoding 2-dehydropantoate 2-reductase, with amino-acid sequence MKIGIIGGGAIGLLLAAYYGEQHYVTVYCKRREQAAKIESKGIQLVHSEIGRIIPVSGKNEDKTLPLQDLIIIAVKQHQLESILPDLFALPLHKPLLFIQNGMGHIPLLKTLAQRTIYVGTIEHGAVKVDDRIVSHNGIGKMNIAIFRGESNDILEFPILENKLFPITIKDDFLEMLEAKLIANAVINPLTTLFCVKNGELISNPAYHQVFLQLYDEVVKCFPRWNNQYIDVITNICVTTSKNTSSMLKDMTEGRKTEIDAILGYVIEIADSKGVDIPVVQFVYQAIVGMEFERGIRTLWS; translated from the coding sequence ATGAAAATTGGTATTATTGGTGGCGGGGCAATTGGTCTGTTACTTGCGGCGTATTATGGAGAACAGCATTATGTAACAGTATATTGTAAACGACGAGAACAAGCCGCAAAAATTGAATCCAAAGGAATACAATTAGTACATTCAGAAATCGGACGAATCATTCCGGTTTCAGGTAAAAATGAAGATAAGACGCTTCCATTACAAGACCTAATTATCATAGCGGTAAAACAACATCAACTGGAATCAATATTGCCGGATTTATTTGCATTACCTTTACATAAGCCACTGTTATTTATACAAAATGGTATGGGACATATACCTTTATTAAAGACATTGGCCCAGAGAACGATATATGTTGGAACGATCGAGCACGGAGCTGTAAAAGTGGATGATCGAATAGTAAGTCATAATGGGATCGGGAAAATGAATATAGCTATATTCCGTGGGGAATCAAATGATATTTTAGAGTTTCCTATTTTAGAAAATAAGTTGTTTCCTATTACTATTAAGGATGACTTTTTAGAAATGTTGGAAGCGAAATTGATTGCAAACGCTGTTATTAATCCTTTAACTACTTTATTTTGTGTGAAGAATGGCGAGTTAATTTCAAATCCGGCTTATCATCAGGTTTTTCTACAATTATACGACGAGGTCGTTAAATGTTTCCCACGATGGAATAATCAATACATTGATGTCATTACGAATATTTGTGTTACTACGAGCAAGAATACTTCTTCGATGTTAAAGGATATGACAGAGGGGCGAAAGACAGAGATTGATGCCATCTTAGGATATGTGATAGAAATTGCTGATAGTAAAGGTGTAGATATTCCGGTAGTTCAATTTGTTTATCAAGCTATTGTCGGAATGGAGTTTGAAAGGGGTATTCGAACATTATGGAGCTAG
- a CDS encoding N-acetyltransferase: MAISVTKLKINYKTLEEFKDFKEYGAQELSMLEDLESNIVEDASQSPFYGIYFGDKLVARMSLYRQKAAFDHYFDPPQDYLDLWKLEVLPGHQQKNYGKLLVDYAKSYNIPIKTNPRMNSTAFFEKMGFIPVTYDMDRDKGENPLVWYPPGVSEQKQ, translated from the coding sequence ATGGCTATTTCTGTAACTAAACTGAAAATAAATTATAAAACACTTGAAGAATTTAAGGATTTTAAGGAGTATGGCGCACAAGAACTATCTATGTTAGAGGATTTGGAAAGCAACATTGTTGAAGATGCTTCACAATCACCATTTTATGGTATTTACTTCGGTGATAAACTGGTTGCAAGAATGAGTCTCTATCGACAAAAGGCAGCATTTGATCATTATTTCGATCCCCCTCAAGATTATTTGGACTTATGGAAATTAGAGGTTTTACCAGGTCATCAACAAAAAAATTACGGGAAATTATTAGTTGATTATGCAAAAAGCTATAATATTCCAATAAAAACGAATCCTAGGATGAATTCCACGGCATTTTTTGAAAAAATGGGTTTTATACCTGTAACATACGATATGGATCGTGATAAGGGAGAAAATCCACTTGTCTGGTATCCTCCTGGTGTATCCGAACAAAAACAATGA
- a CDS encoding DUF4064 domain-containing protein, translating into MKRTVEFVLGIIGVVLSALTILFASLIKWAGNSAEFKSTLLEDPELVSLFEAEGQGSINDMFSILTGFGTALMVVAIIGIIFGLVGVISIKGNKKPKLAGTMFILGAVLVGIISLGTGFLPALLYLIAGIMCFARKPSVETSEPTQY; encoded by the coding sequence TTGAAACGTACAGTAGAATTTGTATTAGGAATTATTGGTGTTGTGCTTAGTGCCTTAACGATTTTGTTTGCTTCGTTAATAAAGTGGGCAGGTAACTCTGCTGAATTTAAATCGACATTACTTGAAGACCCAGAGTTGGTAAGTCTATTCGAGGCGGAAGGTCAAGGCAGTATCAATGATATGTTTTCAATCTTGACGGGTTTCGGTACAGCACTTATGGTTGTAGCTATCATAGGAATAATTTTCGGTCTTGTCGGTGTAATTAGTATTAAAGGTAATAAAAAACCAAAACTTGCCGGAACTATGTTTATCCTTGGCGCAGTCTTAGTTGGAATTATTTCTCTAGGAACTGGCTTCTTGCCTGCATTACTCTATTTAATAGCTGGCATTATGTGTTTTGCAAGAAAACCTTCAGTGGAAACAAGTGAGCCAACACAATATTAA
- a CDS encoding RsfA family transcriptional regulator, with translation MAAIRQDAWTSDEDHLLAELVLSYIKAGSTQLKAFEEAGVKLKRTPAACGFRWNSFVRKQCQQGIEIAKKERKNVNPIYQPFQEGNKILDSDMVEQLNNNDITIFFQKLEMTIAALAKTKLENQRLQREVESLNDVLRDNEKSMKTFDHLQTEYQTLLNILNQARERTSS, from the coding sequence ATGGCTGCGATACGACAAGATGCTTGGACATCTGATGAAGATCATTTACTAGCTGAGTTGGTGCTTTCATACATTAAGGCTGGTAGTACCCAGTTGAAGGCTTTCGAAGAAGCCGGCGTAAAGTTAAAAAGAACGCCAGCTGCATGTGGTTTTCGTTGGAATAGTTTTGTAAGAAAGCAATGTCAACAAGGAATTGAAATAGCAAAAAAAGAAAGAAAAAATGTAAACCCTATTTATCAACCATTTCAAGAGGGGAATAAAATCCTTGATTCAGATATGGTAGAGCAATTAAATAATAATGATATTACTATTTTTTTTCAGAAATTAGAGATGACCATCGCGGCGTTAGCAAAAACTAAACTTGAAAATCAACGATTACAGAGAGAAGTAGAAAGTTTAAATGATGTACTTAGAGATAATGAAAAAAGTATGAAAACCTTTGATCATTTGCAGACTGAATATCAAACCTTGCTAAATATTCTTAACCAAGCTAGGGAGAGAACATCTAGTTAA